One part of the Hyalangium ruber genome encodes these proteins:
- the glgA gene encoding glycogen synthase GlgA gives MKILFISSEVAPFSKTGGLGDVAGALPAALAALGHDVKVVTPRYASIRDARIQPTGHTVVLRFPFGEERGAVLSVRLSERHEVLFLENAHYFERGGIYGDAHGEFGDNHRRFAYLSMGALQAAQRLHFIPDIVHLNDWQTGLAAVALRRGFQGTPLERSRAVFTIHNLAYQGQFGKDIMGELGLPWDLFTSDDGLEFHDTVNFLKAGLVFSDAITTVSPTYAKEIQTPELGCNLDGLLRRHQGRLSGILNGIDAEEWNPEKDPVLPARYRLDDMAGKAVCKRELLQRSGLPPGDAPVFGIVSRLAYQKGVDLLLDVMPTALQADIRFVAVGSGEGHYEEGLRALQERFPQQVAVYLGFDRELSHLVEAGADFFLMPSRYEPCGLNQMYSLRYGTVPIVRATGGLVDTVEGGLDGNGILFEAFHRAALLAAIRRGLALYADPPRLEAFRHRGMKRDFSWATSARRYEGLFHSLLKS, from the coding sequence ATGAAGATTCTGTTCATCTCCTCGGAGGTGGCCCCGTTCTCCAAGACGGGCGGCCTCGGGGACGTGGCCGGGGCCCTCCCGGCGGCACTCGCCGCGCTCGGCCATGACGTGAAGGTGGTCACCCCGCGCTACGCGAGCATCCGGGACGCGCGCATCCAGCCCACGGGCCACACGGTGGTGCTGCGCTTTCCCTTCGGCGAGGAGCGGGGCGCCGTGCTGTCGGTCCGGCTCTCGGAGCGCCACGAGGTGCTCTTCCTGGAGAACGCGCACTACTTCGAGCGGGGCGGCATCTACGGTGATGCGCACGGCGAGTTCGGCGACAACCACCGGCGCTTCGCCTACCTGAGCATGGGCGCGCTGCAGGCGGCCCAGCGGCTGCACTTCATCCCGGACATCGTCCACCTCAATGACTGGCAGACGGGGCTGGCCGCGGTGGCGCTGCGGCGCGGCTTCCAGGGCACCCCGCTGGAGCGCTCTCGCGCCGTCTTCACCATCCACAACCTGGCCTACCAGGGGCAGTTCGGTAAGGACATCATGGGGGAGCTGGGGCTGCCGTGGGACCTGTTCACCTCGGATGACGGGCTCGAGTTCCACGACACGGTGAACTTCCTCAAGGCGGGCCTGGTCTTCTCGGACGCCATCACCACCGTCTCTCCCACCTACGCCAAGGAGATCCAGACGCCGGAGCTGGGCTGCAACCTGGATGGGCTCCTGCGCCGGCACCAGGGGCGGCTCAGCGGCATCCTCAATGGCATCGACGCGGAGGAGTGGAACCCGGAGAAGGACCCGGTGCTGCCGGCGCGCTACCGCCTGGACGACATGGCGGGCAAGGCGGTGTGCAAGCGCGAGCTGCTCCAGCGCTCCGGGCTGCCGCCGGGGGACGCGCCGGTGTTCGGCATCGTCAGCCGGCTGGCGTACCAGAAGGGCGTGGACCTGCTGCTGGACGTGATGCCCACCGCGCTCCAGGCCGACATCCGCTTCGTGGCCGTGGGCAGCGGCGAGGGGCACTATGAGGAGGGGCTGCGGGCGCTCCAGGAGCGCTTTCCCCAGCAGGTGGCCGTCTACCTCGGCTTCGACCGGGAGCTGTCCCACCTGGTGGAGGCCGGGGCGGACTTCTTCCTGATGCCCAGCCGCTACGAGCCGTGTGGCCTCAACCAGATGTACTCCCTGCGCTACGGCACCGTACCCATTGTCCGGGCCACCGGAGGGCTGGTGGACACCGTGGAGGGCGGGCTGGACGGCAACGGCATCCTCTTCGAGGCGTTCCACCGGGCGGCCCTGCTGGCGGCCATCCGGCGGGGGCTGGCGCTGTACGCGGATCCGCCCCGGCTGGAAGCCTTCCGGCACCGGGGCATGAAGCGGGACTTCTCCTGGGCCACCTCGGCGCGCCGGTACGAGGGGCTGTTCCACTCGCTGCTCAAGTCCTAA
- the pdxH gene encoding pyridoxamine 5'-phosphate oxidase translates to MELPQDPIERFAALYAQAKKAIPVDPNAMIVASVGDDGRPSARVVLLKDFDQRGFVFFTNHESRKGLELLSHPVAALVFYWAPLERQVRVEGRVERVSEAESDAYFQSRARGSQIGAWASLQSQPLPSREQLEARVEELTLQYEGKTIPRPPHWAGFRVVPDRIEFWHSRPNRLHERRVYVREASGWRTEFLYP, encoded by the coding sequence ATGGAACTGCCCCAGGATCCCATCGAGCGCTTCGCGGCCCTCTACGCGCAGGCGAAGAAGGCCATCCCCGTGGACCCCAACGCCATGATTGTCGCCTCGGTGGGCGACGACGGCCGGCCCTCGGCGCGCGTGGTGCTGCTCAAGGACTTTGATCAGCGCGGCTTCGTCTTCTTCACCAACCACGAGAGCCGCAAGGGCCTGGAGCTGCTCAGCCACCCCGTCGCGGCGCTCGTCTTCTACTGGGCCCCGCTGGAGCGCCAGGTACGCGTGGAAGGGCGCGTGGAGCGCGTCTCCGAGGCGGAGTCGGACGCATACTTCCAGAGCCGGGCTCGGGGCAGCCAGATTGGCGCGTGGGCGAGCCTCCAGAGCCAGCCCCTGCCCTCGCGCGAGCAGCTGGAGGCCCGGGTGGAGGAGCTCACGCTCCAATACGAGGGGAAGACGATTCCCCGCCCTCCGCACTGGGCGGGCTTCCGGGTGGTGCCCGACCGGATCGAGTTCTGGCACTCACGCCCCAACCGGCTCCACGAGCGGCGGGTGTACGTGCGCGAGGCAAGCGGCTGGCGGACCGAGTTCCTCTACCCGTGA